The Erwinia billingiae Eb661 nucleotide sequence TGACGGTCAGGTAGAGATTGCTGTTTGATCCCCGACTGATATGTAAAAATCCCGCACCGGCCGCGTTCTGGCGGCCCTTTTCTTTCTGACTGGTGAGCGTTGTATGGACTATCTTCCCCTGTTTTGTCAGCTGCGTAACAGAGCCTGTCTGTTAGTCGGCGGCGGTGACATTGCCGAACGTAAAGCGCGAATGCTGCTGAAAACCGGAGCCGACCTGACAGTCTGTGCAACCCATTTCTCCCCGCAGTTCCGGCTCTGGCAGCAGGAAGGCAAGGTCACCTTGATTGAGGGCACCTTCCGCGCGGAGATGCTCGACGGTTGCTGGCTGGCGATCGCCGCCACCGACGACGATGCGGCGAATCAGCAGGTGGGCGACTGCGCCGAGGCACGACAGGTGTTCTGTAACCTCGTCGATGCCCCGCAACAGGCCAGCGTCATTATGCCGTCCATCGTTGACCGCTCGCCGCTGATTGTCGCCATCTCCAGCGGCGGCCGTGCGCCGGTGATGGCCCGACTGCTGCGGGAAAAAATAGAGGCGCTGTTGCCTCAGCATCTGGGGAAAATCGCCGCCTATGCCGGTTCTCTTCGCCAGCGGGTTAAAGATCGGTTCGTCGAGATGGGTCAACGCAGACGGTTTTGGGAAAAAGTGTTTCATCACGATCGGCTGGCGCAGTCGCTGGCTAATCAACAAACCGACCAGGTTGCGCAGCTGACCGAAGCGCTGTTTGCGGAACCGCTGGAGAACCGCGGTGAAGTGGTGCTGGTTGGCGCAGGACCTGGCGATGCCGGGCTGCTGACGCTGAAAGGCCTGCAGCAGATCCAGCAGGCTGACGTGGTGGTGTACGATCGTCTGGTGTCCGATGCGGTCCTCGAACTGGTGCGCCGCGATGCGGAGCGCATCTTTGTTGGCAAGCGGGCCGGTTTCCACTGCGTACCGCAGGAAAGCATTAATCAGCTTCTGCTGGAACAGGCGCAACAGGGCAAACGGGTGGTGCGTCTGAAAGGCGGCGATCCCTTTATCTTTGGCCGCGGCGCGGAAGAACTGGAGGCGCTGCTGGACGCGAAGATCCCCTTCTCAGTGGTGCCTGGCATCACCGCCGCATCAGGCTGTTCAGCGTACAGCGGCATTCCGCTGACCCACCGCGATCATGCGCAAAGCATCAGACTGGTCACCGGGCATCTGCAGGCGAATGGCACGCTCGACTGGCAAAACCTGGCGGCGGAGCAGCAAACGCTGGTGTTCTATATGGGACTGTCACAGGCGGGAGAGATCCAGACGCAGCTGCTGGCTCACGGCATGGCGGCCGATATGCCGGTGGCGCTGGTAGAAAGAGGTACGTCGCCCCAGCAACGGGTGGTCAGCGGCACGTTACAGCAGCTGGCAAGCCTGGCAGCAGAAGTCAGCAGCCCGTCATTGATTATTGTTGGCCGGGTGGTGGCCTTGCGGGAAAAATTGCGTTGGTTCTGAGGAATGGAAAGATAAACCAGAAGCGAAAACGTCCGCTTCTGGTTTATTCAACGGCCGTTACGGCTGCGCAACAAAGCCGATGGCTTCGTAGACTTTTTTCAGCGTCACCTGCGCCTGCGAACGGGCTTTCGCCGCGCCATCACGCATGATCTGATCCAGCAGCGCTTCATCATTACGGAAGCGGTAATAACGCTCTTGCAGATCGGTCAGCATGCCGGAAACGGCTTCGGCAACCGCGCCTTTCAAATGACCATACATCTGGCCTTCAAACTGCTGCTCCAGCTCAGGAATACTGGTGCCGGTCACGCCAGACAGGATATCCAGCAGGTTAGACACGCCCGCCTTATTCTTCACGTCATAACGTACCACCGGCGGCTCATCGCCATCGGTCATCGCGCGCTTGATCTTCTTCACTACCGCTTTTGGATCTTCCAGCAGGCCGATGACGTTATTACGGTTATCGTCAGATTTGGACATCTTCTTAGTCGGCTCAAGCAGCGACATCACGCGCGCGCCTGATTTCGGGATAAACGGCTCTGGCACCTTAAAGATATCGCCATACAGCGCGTTAAAGCGTGACGCCACGTCACGGCTCAGTTCCAGATGCTGCTTCTGGTCTTCGCCTACCGGCACCTGCGTGGTCTGGTACAGCAGGATATCGGCCGCCATCAGCACCGGATAGTCAAACAGACCGGCGTTGATGTTCTCTTCGTAGCGCGTCGATTTGTCCTTGAACTGCGTCATGCGGCTCAGTTCGCCGAAATAGGTGTAGCAGTTAAGGATCCAGCTCAGCTGAGTATGTTCAGGCACATGCGACTGAACAAAGATGGTGCTTTTTTCAGGGTCGATGCCGCACGCCAGGTAAAGGGCCAGCGTATCCAGCGTCGCTTTACGCAGTGCGGTCGGATCCTGGCGCACGGTGATCGCATGTAAGTCGACAATACAGTAGATGCAGTCATGGCTATCCTGCATGCTGACCCACTGACGCAGCGCACCCATATAGTTACCGATGGTCAGTTCGCCGGAAGGCTGTGCGCCGCTAAATACGATGGGTTTGCTCATGTTTTTCGTCCTGATAATTACAGCCCGAGTGCGGGCAACAAATCGTTAAAATGGTCCAGTACAACGGTAGGCTGGCTGGCGGCAATCGGCTCACCGTAGTTATAGCCAAACGTCATCCCGATTGAGGGACAACCGGCAGCCTGAGCCGCCAGAATATCATTGCGGGAATCACCGACAAACACCAGCTCCTCCTGCAACAGGCCGAACGTGCCTAACACCAGAAACAGCGGTGCCGGATGCGGTTTTTTCGCCACCACATCATCACCGCCGATAATCAGCGAGAAGTAGTCTGCAATGCCCAGTGAAGATAACAACGGCGCGACGAAAGGCGTCGGTTTGTTGGTCACCACCGCCATTGGCAGGCCTTTCGCTGCCAGTGCCGCCAGCCCTTCCTTCACGCCCGGAAACAGCTTGCTGCCGCTTTCGATGGTGGTGGCGTAATGGGTATCCAGCAGCACGCGCGCATCGCGGATCAGATCGTCTTCCGGCTGATGGCCTAACGCCCAGGTCAGCGCGCGTTCAATCAGGATATCCGCACCGTTACCGATCCAGGTGGAGACGCGTTCAACGCCTGCGGCCGGTAAGCTGAGTGCCGTTAATGCCGCATCGACCGCGCTGGCCAGACCTGGCGCACTGTCAATCAGCGTGCCGTCCAGGTCGAAAGCCAATGCGCGAACCTTAGTGAAATGAGCCATGGCGTGATTTCTCCAGTTCGGTGCGCATATCGTCGATCACTTTTTTGTAATCCGCTTTGCCAAAGATCGCTGAACCGGCAACAAACATATCTGCGCCCGCATCGGCAATCTCAGCGATGTTTTCAACCTTCACGCCGCCATCCACTTCCAGGCGAATGTCATAACCGCTCTGGTCGATCAGCTTGCGAACCTGGCGCAGCTTATCGAGGGTGCCGGGAATAAAGGATTGACCGCCGAAGCCCGGATTGACTGACATCAGCAGAATGACATCCACTTTATCCATCACGTAATCCAGGTAGCTGAGCGAGGTGGCCGGGTTGAACACCAAACCGGCTTTACAGCCGTGCTCTTTAATCAGCTGCAGTGAGCGGTCGACATGCTCGGAGGCTTCCGGGTGGAAAGTGATGTAGCTGGCACCGGCTTTAGCAAAGTCCGGGATCAGACGATCGACCGGCTTCACCATCAGGTGCACATCAATCGGCGCGGTAATACCGTAGTCGCGCAGCGCTTTCAGTACCATTGGCCCCATGGTCAGATTGGGAACGTAGTGATTGTCCATCACATCGAAATGCACGACATCGCCACCGGCGGCCAGCGCTTTTGCTGTGTCTTCACCCAGACGGGCAAAATCCGCAGACAGAATTGATGGGGCAAGTAAAAACTGTTTCATCCATTTCTCCCAATTAGCGCGCCTGACGACAGGCACGTACCGCAGTTGAGGGCTAACTCCCGGCGAACAACGCCAGCAGTTCATCCACCTGATTACGTCCGTTACTGTTGCGACTGATCGAACGCCGCGCTTTGATTTGATGCAGCTTTGCCGCCTGATACCATTCGCGGGTTAGCGGGGTATCGTGATTGGAGATCAGCACCGGAATGTGGCTCTCCATCGACAGCTTCTCCGCCAGTTGCGCCAGATGCTGTTGTTGCAGCAGGCTGAAACTGTTGGTGTGATAAGCGGTAAAGTTCGCCGTCGCTGACAGCGGTGCATACGGGGGATCGCAATAGACCACCGCCCCTTTATGTGCACGGCTCAGGGTAACATCGTACGATTCACAGACAAAGGTGGCGTTTTGTGAACGTTCAGAGAACCAGTACAGCTCGTCCTCCGGGAAATAGGGTTTGCGATAACGGCCAAAAGGCACGTTGAACTCACCGCTCAGGTTGTAGCGACACAACCCATTGTAGCAATGGCGGTTGAGATACAAAAACAGCAGGCCACGGCGGTAAGGATCCTCACAGCGATTAAACTCAGCACGGCGAGCGTAGTAGAACTCGGCGTCGTTGGTTTCACTGGTAAACAGCTCGCGGGCATCGGTGGTGAACTCGCTGACGCGGGTTTTAACGATGTTGTAGAGGTTAATCAGGTCGCTGTTGATATCCGCCAGCAGGTAGCTCGGAAATTCAGTGTTAAGAAACACCGATCCGGCCCCGACAAAAGGCTCAATCAGACAGTCGCCTTCCGGCAGATGACGATGGATATCTTCAAGCAGCGGGTATTTGCCACCCGCCCATTTCAAAAAAGCGCGATTTTTTTTCATGCCGTCGTTTTTATTACACTTATTTTTCTGGCTGCGATGACAACAACAACCTATCTGCGCTTTGAATAGTTAGCCCTCCGAAGAGGGCTAACAGTTTCATCAGTAAATCAGGCTCGCCTGACCTCTATTCAGTGGACTCTTTCTTCACCTGGCTGACTGGCTTCACCCATGGGTTTTGTGCACGAACCTCAGCAGGCAGCGAGGCTACGGCGCGCTTCGCATCTGCTGGCGCGGCATACGAGCCGCTGACCAGCACATACCATGGCTGACCGTTACGTGCGGTTTTATACACGTGATAGCTGCTCAGGTTTTGTTTCTTCGCCCAGGCATTCAGGGTATCTGAACGCGAGGCGCTGCTCAGCTGCAGCGTATAGCTGCCACCCGGCGTTGAGCTAGAGGCTTTTGACGGCTCAGAGGCGCTACGCGCGGCTGGCGTGGTGGCAGCGTGCTTAGTCTCTTTTGCAGCAGGTTTAGCCGTGGCTGGCTTGTGGGCAGTTGCCGGAGCCTGATGCTGAGTCGGATGACGTGGCTGGCTGGCGGCGGGCTTAGCTGCGGTTGCAGGCGGCGTATTGCCACCCGGCGCAACGGTTGCCGGTGCGGTAGGCAATGAGCTGCCGGAATCCTGCGCACCCTGTGCGGCGGCATCGACCTGACCTTGCTGATTGCTCAGGGCATTATTCAGATCGCCCGGCAGCTCAACGCGCTGCTGATTAGCCGGGGTTTGAACCGGTGCAGCCTGAGTTGGCGTGGAAGAGATTGGCGGTGCGCTGAGTTCCTGCGGGCCATTGCTGGTCGCCGGCGGGTTTGCCGCGGTGGTATCAGGCGCAGGCTGGGATCCAGACTGGCCGCTCATTGATGAGGAACCAGAAAGATCGATATTTTTATCGCTGCCGGACTGTGCAGGTGTTGTAGCCGCAGTACCGGTTGGCGCAGCTGGCTTCTCAGCCGTCTGGCTTCCGTTGCTGTCACCCGGCGAGTTCAGCGCGGAGCCGATACCAATCACCAAAAGCAGCAGCACCAGAATACCGACGCCCATCATCATATGCTGGCGGGATACCGGGACTTTAGGGGCAGAAGACGTCTTGCGGGATCGCTGCGGGCGGCGATCACTGGTGTCAGGTTTTAACTCGTCTTCCGGTTTAAACTCGTCCATTCAACCTCCTACAGTAGAGCAGCGACGCCACTCAACATCCTCTGAGCGGCGGATAACTTGATCGTTGGGCACAAGCCCGATGTAACAGCTTCAGACTGGCAGGCAGTCGTTGATCGCAGCCAGCACCGTATCATGGGCCACGCCGCTGCGCACTTCGGACTGGCCGATAGCGAGAGGTAACACCAGACGAAGTTTTCCAGCCAGTACTTTCTTGTCACGCATCATATGCGGCAAATACGCTTCAGCCGCCATCGATTCCGGGCCGGTGACCGGCAGACCTGCACGTTTGAGCAACCGGATGATCCGGTCGGTATCGTCAGCAGAGAATTGCCCCAGACGCTCGGCCGTGCGGGCAGCCATGACCATGCCGGCAGCGACGGCTTCACCGTGCAGCCAGTTACCGTAGCCCATATGGGCTTCGATCGCGTGGCCGTAGGTATGGCCGAGATTCAACAGCGCGCGTTGCCCTAATTCATGTTCATCTGCGGCCACCACGTCGGCTTTCAGCTCGCAACAGCGGCGGATACAGTACGCCAGCGCGGTGCCATCAAGGGCCAGCAGGGCATCGATATTCGCTTCCAGCCAGTCGAAAAACTCAGCGTCGAGAATAATGCCGTATTTGATCACTTCAGCCAGGCCAGACGCTAACTCGCGTGGCGGCAGGCTTTTCAGGCAGTCAATATCAATCACCACCGAAGCGGGCTGATAGAACGCGCCGATCATGTTCTTGCCCAGCGGATGGTTAACCGCCGTTTTGCCTCCCACAGAGGAGTCAACCTGCGACAGCAATGTGGTAGGAACCTGAATAAAGCGCACGCCACGTTGATAGCTGGCGGCGGCAAACCCGGTCAGATCGCCAATAACCCCACCGCCTAACGCGATAAGGGTAGTGTCACGACCGTGAGGTTTTTCGAGAAGAGCGGTAAAGACCTGATCCATGACCGCCAGCGTTTTATACTGCTCGCCATCGGGAAGGATCACCTGGTCAACCTCCACACCAGCGCCTTCCAGCAGCTGGCGCACAGGCGTGAGATAGAGAGGGGCCAGCGTCTGGTTTGTCACCAGCATGGCCCGATCGCCCGCCTTAAGCGGCCAAAAAGAAGCCGGATCGGTAAACAGTCCGGCAGCGATGGTAATGGGGTAACTTCTCTCCCCCAAAGTGACGGTAATCTTCTCCATGAAGCGTTATCACCTTTTTATTACTTTGGCCCGCAGGCGGTCAGAGCTGGACTCAGCTCTTTTCCAACATGTTGATGATCTGATTCGCGACCACTTTCGCACTCTGGTCGTCGGTACGGATCGTCACGTCAGCGATCTCTTCGTAGAGCGGATTGCGTTCTGCGGCCAGCGCTTCCAGCACCTCGCGCGGTGGAGATTCCACCTGCAGCAGAGGACGCTTTTTATCGCGCTGAGTGCGGGCAAGCTGCTTCTCAATGGTAGTTTCCAGATACACCACTACGCCGCGAGCCGAAAGACGGTTACGGGTTTCACGTGATTTTACGGAACCGCCACCGGTCGCCAGCACAATGCCTTGCTTCTCAGTGAGTTCGTTGATGATTTTTTCTTCGCGATCGCGGAAGCCTTCTTCGCCTTCGACGTCGAACACCCAACCCACATCCGCTCCGGTACGTCGCTCAATTTCTTGATCGGAATCGAAAAATTCCATATTGAGTTGCTGAGCTAACTGACGCCCAATAGTGCTTTTGCCGGCACCCATAGGCCCAACCAGAAAGATATTGCGTTTCTCTGCCATTTTTTCGGTATTACTACGACAATTCGTTAATGATACCCCGTCCAACCGGACAGGACATGAACTGAAACCTCATGAGCGTTGTGCGAGAGTCAGAACAAAATTATCTCAACACTGAAGGTGTTTTGGCAACCGTTTAAATTGACCTTGCCCATTGCGCGCTATCTGGCGCGTTTCAGTCCGCTTCATTTATCACCCCGATGTCATTGCATCGGCTACGCCGGTTGCGCACGATAAAAAACGGGTTCTGTGTATTCTTCGGAGCCAAACTGTGGCCCATAAATCAAAATCGCTAAACCTTGTAAGCTAATTCCGCCCTTGCGTCAAACCCATATGCCTTCAAGGCCGGAAAAAAGCACCCGGTTACTCAGTTTGGACTAAAAAAAGCATTACTCATCACGAATCAGTCGTGGCGTGATGAAGATCACCAATTCTCGCCTTTTTTGTTCATTAATATCATAGCGAAACAGCGACCCCAGTATCGGAATATCGCCAATCAGCGGAACTTTGCGTTGGCCGCTGGCGGTGGAACGCTGAAAGATGCCGCCCAGGGCCAGCGTCTGGCCGTCTTTTAACGTCACCTGCGTCTGGATTTCCTGTTTGTCGATGGCCAGATATTCGCCCTCGCCGCTGCGCATGGTTCGGCCAGGCACGTTTTGCGTTAGCTGTAACTTCAATAAAATCCGGCCGTTAGCCTGAACCACTGGTGTCACCTCCATGCCCAGCACCGCCTCCTTAAACTCCACCGTGGTGGTGCCGCTGGTGCCGCTGGATACTTCATAAGGGATTTCGGTGCCCTGTTTGATGCTGGCGGGTTGCTGATGGGAAGTAAACAGACGCGGGCTGGCGATAATTTCCAGCTTATTTTCCTGTTCCAGCGCGCTAAGCTCCAGATCGAGCAATTTTCCGTCCAGTCGGGCCAGCGTAAAGCCCGCCGTCAGGGCGGCATCCGCAACAGGCAGGGAGACGGTAAACTGACTGGTGCGCAACGCTTGTGTGATTTGCTCATTGCTGGTGGTGCCCCAACGAACGCCCAACTCTCTCAGGCTCTCCTCGTTGATGGTGACGATATGGGCCGCCAGCTCGATTTGTTCCAACGGCACATCCAGCGCCTGTACCCAACGTCGGGTGGCATCCAACGCTGGGCGCGTGTCACGCAGCAGTAAACTGTTGGTTCGGGCATCGACGGTAACACTGCCGCGCTCACTCATCAGTCGTGCACGCTCCGACTGCAAACTGCTGTTAACGATGCTGGCATCCGCGTGGGCCAACGTCAGCACTTCAGTTATCAGCAGCTGTTCTTTCTCGGCCTTCTCACGCTGATGTTCCTGTTCCAGCGCCTCCTTGCGTTGCTGTTCCAGCGCCCGGCTTTCCGGCCACACCAGTAAAATACTGTCTTCGGTTTCGACACTGAGCTGAGCCATGCGGGCCACCAGCTGAAGCGCCTGTTGCCAGGGAACGTTCGTCAGCCTGAGAGAAAGCGTACCCTGCACTTCTGGCGCCACCATCAAATTCAGGTTCTGCCAGTCTGCCAGCGCCTGCAGTACCTGCCCCACCGGCGCATCGTCAAAGGCCAGCGAGACCGGTCGTTCATTGGCCTTTAACGGCGTCAGTACGCCCATCAGCATCAGCAGACAAACTATCCTTTTCATAAATGCTCCCTTTTAGGTTCCTTTTAAACGCTGGCTCACACCCGTTCAGATCCGCCACGGTAATGCTCAACGCGGTGATCTCCTGCAACTGCCAGCGCTGGTTAAGCTGTTGGCCCTGAGTAAGCTGGATCCACTTGCCTTTTTTCGCCATCAGCCAGGCATGGAAATCGTCAGCCTGGCCAATGATGCCTTTCAGCTGCCAGTGAAAAGGCATCGGATGTTGCTCGCATTCACTCACCAACGGCTGAAAGGGATCGCGACCGGCCTGACTGTCCGCAGCCACCAGCAACAACAGGCTAACGATGGCCCTACAGAGGTTTCCGCGTTCAGTCTTCATGATTCAGGGCCAGCGTCAGATGGAAACGCAGCTGCGCGTGTTCAGGCTTGAGGGTGAAGCTTGATAGCGTCACGCCGGCGGGCAGCGTGCTCAGATAGCCGAACAGGCTTTCCACCTGCGGCCAGCTAACATCCAACGTCAGGCTTCCTCCCTGGCGGCTGGGTTGCCAGTCTGCCAACTCGCCACCAGAAATCTGGGTCAACGTCAGTAAAGAGAAGGCTGTTTTCTGCTCAGGCTGCAGCGCCTGCTGAAGTTGCGCGATTTCCTCCCTGGCACTGACAAAGGATCCCGACGCCATCAGACGTTGCACAAGAAGCTGATACCGACTGCTTTGCAGCCGATGCTGAGCCAGCAGCTTTATCGCCTGCTGGTCGGCCGGTGCGGTCCAAAGATGCCAAACGCACAGTGCAGAAGCACAGACGGCCATGCACAGCAGCGAGCCCTGCACCCAGACCGGTAAACTCAGCCAGCGAGACCAGGCGCTATTCATCTTCTTCTCCTGCAAGCGTCACCAACAGGTTAAAGGCCAGCCTGCCTTGTGGGCCTCGA carries:
- the aroK gene encoding shikimate kinase AroK encodes the protein MAEKRNIFLVGPMGAGKSTIGRQLAQQLNMEFFDSDQEIERRTGADVGWVFDVEGEEGFRDREEKIINELTEKQGIVLATGGGSVKSRETRNRLSARGVVVYLETTIEKQLARTQRDKKRPLLQVESPPREVLEALAAERNPLYEEIADVTIRTDDQSAKVVANQIINMLEKS
- the aroB gene encoding 3-dehydroquinate synthase, whose amino-acid sequence is MEKITVTLGERSYPITIAAGLFTDPASFWPLKAGDRAMLVTNQTLAPLYLTPVRQLLEGAGVEVDQVILPDGEQYKTLAVMDQVFTALLEKPHGRDTTLIALGGGVIGDLTGFAAASYQRGVRFIQVPTTLLSQVDSSVGGKTAVNHPLGKNMIGAFYQPASVVIDIDCLKSLPPRELASGLAEVIKYGIILDAEFFDWLEANIDALLALDGTALAYCIRRCCELKADVVAADEHELGQRALLNLGHTYGHAIEAHMGYGNWLHGEAVAAGMVMAARTAERLGQFSADDTDRIIRLLKRAGLPVTGPESMAAEAYLPHMMRDKKVLAGKLRLVLPLAIGQSEVRSGVAHDTVLAAINDCLPV
- the trpS gene encoding tryptophan--tRNA ligase, which gives rise to MSKPIVFSGAQPSGELTIGNYMGALRQWVSMQDSHDCIYCIVDLHAITVRQDPTALRKATLDTLALYLACGIDPEKSTIFVQSHVPEHTQLSWILNCYTYFGELSRMTQFKDKSTRYEENINAGLFDYPVLMAADILLYQTTQVPVGEDQKQHLELSRDVASRFNALYGDIFKVPEPFIPKSGARVMSLLEPTKKMSKSDDNRNNVIGLLEDPKAVVKKIKRAMTDGDEPPVVRYDVKNKAGVSNLLDILSGVTGTSIPELEQQFEGQMYGHLKGAVAEAVSGMLTDLQERYYRFRNDEALLDQIMRDGAAKARSQAQVTLKKVYEAIGFVAQP
- the rpe gene encoding ribulose-phosphate 3-epimerase → MKQFLLAPSILSADFARLGEDTAKALAAGGDVVHFDVMDNHYVPNLTMGPMVLKALRDYGITAPIDVHLMVKPVDRLIPDFAKAGASYITFHPEASEHVDRSLQLIKEHGCKAGLVFNPATSLSYLDYVMDKVDVILLMSVNPGFGGQSFIPGTLDKLRQVRKLIDQSGYDIRLEVDGGVKVENIAEIADAGADMFVAGSAIFGKADYKKVIDDMRTELEKSRHGSFH
- a CDS encoding HofO family protein, whose protein sequence is MNSAWSRWLSLPVWVQGSLLCMAVCASALCVWHLWTAPADQQAIKLLAQHRLQSSRYQLLVQRLMASGSFVSAREEIAQLQQALQPEQKTAFSLLTLTQISGGELADWQPSRQGGSLTLDVSWPQVESLFGYLSTLPAGVTLSSFTLKPEHAQLRFHLTLALNHED
- the cysG gene encoding siroheme synthase CysG, whose amino-acid sequence is MDYLPLFCQLRNRACLLVGGGDIAERKARMLLKTGADLTVCATHFSPQFRLWQQEGKVTLIEGTFRAEMLDGCWLAIAATDDDAANQQVGDCAEARQVFCNLVDAPQQASVIMPSIVDRSPLIVAISSGGRAPVMARLLREKIEALLPQHLGKIAAYAGSLRQRVKDRFVEMGQRRRFWEKVFHHDRLAQSLANQQTDQVAQLTEALFAEPLENRGEVVLVGAGPGDAGLLTLKGLQQIQQADVVVYDRLVSDAVLELVRRDAERIFVGKRAGFHCVPQESINQLLLEQAQQGKRVVRLKGGDPFIFGRGAEELEALLDAKIPFSVVPGITAASGCSAYSGIPLTHRDHAQSIRLVTGHLQANGTLDWQNLAAEQQTLVFYMGLSQAGEIQTQLLAHGMAADMPVALVERGTSPQQRVVSGTLQQLASLAAEVSSPSLIIVGRVVALREKLRWF
- a CDS encoding SPOR domain-containing protein, whose amino-acid sequence is MDEFKPEDELKPDTSDRRPQRSRKTSSAPKVPVSRQHMMMGVGILVLLLLVIGIGSALNSPGDSNGSQTAEKPAAPTGTAATTPAQSGSDKNIDLSGSSSMSGQSGSQPAPDTTAANPPATSNGPQELSAPPISSTPTQAAPVQTPANQQRVELPGDLNNALSNQQGQVDAAAQGAQDSGSSLPTAPATVAPGGNTPPATAAKPAASQPRHPTQHQAPATAHKPATAKPAAKETKHAATTPAARSASEPSKASSSTPGGSYTLQLSSASRSDTLNAWAKKQNLSSYHVYKTARNGQPWYVLVSGSYAAPADAKRAVASLPAEVRAQNPWVKPVSQVKKESTE
- a CDS encoding phosphoglycolate phosphatase, with the protein product MAHFTKVRALAFDLDGTLIDSAPGLASAVDAALTALSLPAAGVERVSTWIGNGADILIERALTWALGHQPEDDLIRDARVLLDTHYATTIESGSKLFPGVKEGLAALAAKGLPMAVVTNKPTPFVAPLLSSLGIADYFSLIIGGDDVVAKKPHPAPLFLVLGTFGLLQEELVFVGDSRNDILAAQAAGCPSIGMTFGYNYGEPIAASQPTVVLDHFNDLLPALGL
- a CDS encoding HofP DNA utilization family protein, whose protein sequence is MKTERGNLCRAIVSLLLLVAADSQAGRDPFQPLVSECEQHPMPFHWQLKGIIGQADDFHAWLMAKKGKWIQLTQGQQLNQRWQLQEITALSITVADLNGCEPAFKRNLKGSIYEKDSLSADADGRTDAVKGQ
- the dam gene encoding adenine-specific DNA-methyltransferase, coding for MKKNRAFLKWAGGKYPLLEDIHRHLPEGDCLIEPFVGAGSVFLNTEFPSYLLADINSDLINLYNIVKTRVSEFTTDARELFTSETNDAEFYYARRAEFNRCEDPYRRGLLFLYLNRHCYNGLCRYNLSGEFNVPFGRYRKPYFPEDELYWFSERSQNATFVCESYDVTLSRAHKGAVVYCDPPYAPLSATANFTAYHTNSFSLLQQQHLAQLAEKLSMESHIPVLISNHDTPLTREWYQAAKLHQIKARRSISRNSNGRNQVDELLALFAGS
- the hofQ gene encoding DNA uptake porin HofQ; translated protein: MKRIVCLLMLMGVLTPLKANERPVSLAFDDAPVGQVLQALADWQNLNLMVAPEVQGTLSLRLTNVPWQQALQLVARMAQLSVETEDSILLVWPESRALEQQRKEALEQEHQREKAEKEQLLITEVLTLAHADASIVNSSLQSERARLMSERGSVTVDARTNSLLLRDTRPALDATRRWVQALDVPLEQIELAAHIVTINEESLRELGVRWGTTSNEQITQALRTSQFTVSLPVADAALTAGFTLARLDGKLLDLELSALEQENKLEIIASPRLFTSHQQPASIKQGTEIPYEVSSGTSGTTTVEFKEAVLGMEVTPVVQANGRILLKLQLTQNVPGRTMRSGEGEYLAIDKQEIQTQVTLKDGQTLALGGIFQRSTASGQRKVPLIGDIPILGSLFRYDINEQKRRELVIFITPRLIRDE